The Puniceicoccales bacterium genome contains the following window.
TTTAAGTTTTTGATTTTTTTCATTATTATTGTATATAATAAAGTCCGCTTCAGCCAAAATTGGACACAAGATATCATAGAGATCCTTAGTATTTTCTTTGTATTTTTTATCTTCTTCATCTTTTTTCTTCCTTAGTTCATCTATTTTACTATCTAAACTATTTCTTTTCTTCTCAATATCTTCGTACTTATTCAAAAGATTTTGCCATTCCTGTGCATCGAGACGTTTATTATCATCATTTCTTATGTTCCAAAGCTTGGTATAAAATTCTTCTATGGCACTTTTTATCTCTTTGGCATCTTCGAAATCTTTTTTGGTTGCAATACCATCATATTTATTTTCATACGATTTAATCCATGCCTCAAATTTGCTCGACTTATATGTTTCACAGATTAGAGCAATGCCTGTAGCAACCTTTTCTTCGAGCTTTTGCGGTTCTTGATTCACTTCCGAAGATTCTTCATTTTCTTCTGCTTTTTTTGAGGTGGAAAAGTTCGATAAATATTTGATAACCTCCTTCGGATTCGTATTTTTATTTTTTAAAATAGCTTCCTCTTGTTGCTTGACCGGGTCAACAGGCTCGGCATTTTCCGCAGTCACTTCAGTATCATTCTTCGACGGAGGCGTACCAGGAGGAGGAGACGGCGGCGGAGGCGTACCAGGAGGAGGAGACGGCGGCGGAGGCGTACCAGGAGGAGGAGGCGGCGGCGGAGGCGTACCAGGAGGAGGCGGCGGCGGAGGTGGTGGTGGTGGCGGTGGTGCACCAGCCGCATCAGACGTCGCTTTCTGATTAATCCCAGACTGATCACCAATCAGCTTCAATTTCTTCAATCCGGGATTGGCGTCATTCCAAGCTTCAGCTTTAGTATTATAGTCCTTAATCTCCTTTTCCGACGGCGGCGCTGGCGGTACTGGCAGCTGTGCTGGCGCTGGCGATGCTGGCGGAGGCGGTACTGGCACTGGCGATGCTGGCGGCTGTGCTGGAGATGAGGCACCAAGCTTAACAGGCCCAGGAGGAGGAGGCGGCGGCGGAGGTGGTGGTGGTGGCGGTGGTGCAACAGCCCCAGGAGGAGGAGGCGGCGGCGGAGGTGGTGGTGGTGGCGGTGGTGCAACAGCCCCAGGAGGAGGAGGCGATGCATCAGACACGATCTCAGATGAGGCCTCCTCCAGTGACGATTCCATAATCTCTATCGGATCATCTTCATGCATCTCATTCCATTGCTTAACAACCTCATTATAAGCATCAATCACTTCCTTGTCAGCACCAGCAGGAGGCTTCGGCGGCTTTTTACCAGCAAGCTCTTCCGACTGCAGCATTAATTCCTGGGTTAATTCCTGTTTTATTTCATTGATAACATTTTCGTTTACTAGCGACATGCTGATTTCTTTAATAAGCTGCGATTTGCGTCCGCTGGAAGAGAATGAACTCCCGCTGGAAGAGGATGAACTTCCGCTGGAAGAGGATGAACTTCCACCGGAAGAGAATGAGCTTAAGCTACTGCTAGAAGAGATCGCGCCACCTCCTTTTTTCTTCCCTTCTTTAGCTTTTGGCTTTCCTTTTTTCGCCTTAGATTTTTTAGTAGCCTTTGGCTTTTTTGACTTTGCTACTGCTTTAGCCTTATTTTTTGATTTACCAGCTGACATACAATCCATAGGATTAACACAATAGATAAGCCAGCAAATACCCAAAATTAACTTTGTTTTCCAATCCATATCCGAAGGTATTAAAACAAAATTTTATAAAATTGCAAACATGATTATATGGCCACGGGCAACCTAATTCAATAATTTGCAAAACATCTAGATAAAAAAAATCCGAGACCCATTGAGCCCCGGATTTATTTTACTAAAAATATAATTTAACTGCTTAATATTAAATTTATTTTTTGCTCTTTTGCCCATTCGATGATACAGGCACAATAATATCATTAAGGCAGGTATTAACATCGCAACCTTCATAGCTTTTTTCTTTAAAGATTTTATAGAAATAATCAGGGCCAGCTCTATCGTTAACATTTTTATCGTAGAAATAAAGAATAAAAGCCTCCATTGCACACGATATAACTTGATCAGTAAGTGATTTATAAATTTTTTGATTTTCGTCGAGAGAGGTAGATAAGAAATCTACAAACGGACGATAACCAGGACTATTTGTATATTCCTTTTTAATAATTTCGAAAGCTTTTTTCAGTAATTTGCGAAAATTTACTTTATTTTCCACATGATCATTAGACTTATTATCCTTACCAAAGAAAAGTTTTACACCATTCATCGCAAGCTTAAGCATTTCTAGGTCTTTAATTTTATCTCCATAATTATTCATAACATACATAGATAATATATTAATGATGATGTCCTTATTGTTGTCATCTGCACCACGAAATACAGTTATCATTTTATTAATAAGCTTACATACATTTTTGACATTTTCGTCGCTATAATTATCTTCGCTCATTTCACCTTTTATTAATTTCAATAAATCGGTTTCATATATTTTCTTTTTTGCGTCACCTGACAAATCGGCTATATTAAGAAATTTCAATATTTTTTCACAATAGCGATCTCGAATATGTTCATTAAATAATTTGGAAAATTTGGTAGAGAATTTTAATATTTCAGAAACATTACTATTCTCTGCAAACATTATATCGATTATGCTATTTCCAAAGCTTCTTTCTAAGGAGTCAATAAAATAATTGTCCCCGCCCATTAATTTATAAACCGAAATCATTTTTTCCATTTTCTCTTCATTATTAATATTTTTATTATTTTTTGTTCGATTTAATGCCTTACTCAATATTTGTACAATATTAATATCAATGCGAATTTCCTTAAATGCTTTTAATATATCCTCATGCCATTCTTTATATCCAGATTCGTTTTTGCTCATCAAATTTTCAATAACATCTAGTCCTTCAGCTGAATTCAGTGCTTCTTTAAATTTCAATATAGGCCCTACTACTTTTTCTAATAGCATAGCGTATTGATCAATATATTCCGACGAACCATATTCATAAGATATGCTAAACTTATTATCACTATTATCATCCAAAAGTTTATTAACTATATTTTGAAGAACCTTTTTATTTGATTTAATCACTGGTTCAAGTTTTTCCATTCGTGCATCTGGGTTATCATTTTGTTCTTTATTATCTTTTTTGTCATCTTTTTTCGCGCCGGCACCATCATTTACTAAGTTTTGGTCAAGGAAAACCTCGTATAATATGGATAACAGGTTTCTTGGCTTAGTCTTTTTTTCATTGGTTTTTTGAGTGGTATTCTGAGCAGTATTCTGAGTGGTATTATTTACAAGCTTATGCTTTTTAATTTCGGCAAAGACCGGTGAAAAATCATTTATAAATGGCTTCCATGTGTTTATGGAGGTTTCATCTTCAAAGAAAAGTATATAATTAAAAGAATCTACTAATTTTTTACATTTATCGATTAAATCAATGACTTCAGTATTTTCACTTTTCTCTGCTTTGCAGTACCACTCTTTGATGATACCAATATGAGAAAAAAATGTTATATTCAATTTTATAATATCATCAGAATCAAGCATTTGCTTAGATTTTTCCATCTGCGTCAAAACACTCAATATCTTGTCAGGTGGAGGATTTCCAGCCAAATCCTTAAGAGGAATTACTTTAACAGGTGTTTGCACTTTGGCACCAGGAGATGGCGGCGAACCAGGAAACGGAGGAGGCGGCGGAGGCGGCAGCGGCGCATCAGGCGTACCAGGAGGAGGCGGCGGCGGTGGCGGAGGCGGCGGCGGAGGTGCAACAGGTGCAACAGGTGCAACAGGTGCAACAGGTGCAACAGGCTCAGATGGCTGAATCTTCACAATTATCTTCAACATCTTCAATCCGTGATCGACTTTATTCCAAGTTTCAACTTTAGCATTATAGTCATTAACATCCATTTCCGACAATTCTGACGATGATGTCGATGTCATAGTCTTTATCTTATTATTTTTATACTTCTTATTCCATTGCCCAATAACCGCATTATAAGCATCAATCACTTCCTTGTCAGCACCAGCAGGAGGAAGTGGAGGAGTAGGCGGCAGATTCACTGACTTTTTCGGCTGCGCTTGCGTCTTCGGCTGCACTGGCGTCTCCGACTGCACTGGCGTCTCCGACTGCACTGGCGTCTTCGACTGCACTGGCTGGTTAAAGGAAGTGGCGTTCACGAATCCAGCACCGCCATTGCCATCCTTTTGATTTTTTTCACCCTTTTTCTTTCTACCTCCCTTTTTCTGGTTTTTACCTCCCTCTTGCTCTTTTTCATCCTTTTTCTGGTTTTTATCCTTTTTCTGGTTTTTACCCTTTTTCTGGTTTTTACCTTTTGCTGATGCCAAATTGACTCCTATAAAATCCGAAGAGTTCATACAAGCAATAATGCATCCCATTACCCAAATTAGCTTTGTTTTCCAGTCCATAACGTTTTTATTAAAACAAATTTTTACAAAATTGCAAACATGATTATACTAATGGATGCAATTTGCTAGGATAAAATGATTGCAACATTTAATCATTGGAAATCTTAAAATATCGATAGGTTAGATATTGATAAATTTGAATGTTGTTTTCATGCGATCTTGTGATATGCATGAGAAATAGTAAAAATGTATTTTAAAGACTTAAACAGTTCTAAAACCATAGGAGCTAATTCGCTTCTTGTATCCATTGGTTCATTTAATATGGTCATCGATGCCGGCATGGATCCAAAACTTGCTGGCCTTAAAGCACTTCCAAATTTCGATCAGATAGAAAAATTTTCTTTGGACCTGGTTATGGTAACCCATTGTCATCTGGATCATATAGGAAGTTTACCAATTTTACTGCGGGATCAACCCCAGGCCAGAGTATTGCTATCACCTTCATCTCGGCTGATTCTCCCCATAATGCTGGATAATACTATCACTGTTATGAAACATCAACGCGATGAACGAGGTATCAAAGAATATCCTCTCTATGGAAAAACGGAAGTATCTGCACTCGAAGAGTTTTTTATAGAAATGCCCAATGGTCGAACAAAGATTTTTAAAAAATTAAACGATGAAATACGAATTACCTTTGTCCATGATGGCCATATATGCGGTGCTAGCGGTGTGCTGATCGAACATAAGCATAGAAAAATATTTTTCTCCGGCGATGTGCTGTTCCGCGATCAAATGACGCTGCCCGGAGCTCTATGGCCGGATGAAAAACTAGATGTACTTGTAATGGAAACTACCCGAGGTAACGTGGAACGACCAAATAAACACTCCATTCAGCAGGAAATAAATAGTCTAATTTCAAGAGTCAATATTACCATAGAAAATGGAGGCTCGGTACTAATCCCTTCCTTTGCTCTGGGAAGAATGCAAGAAATTCTCAGCATACTAAATGATGCCAAAAAGAAAAAACAGCTACTGAAAAATGTACGAATAGTTTGCTCAGGCCTAGGATTGACGCTGATCGATGCCTTTGATAAAATTTCAAAAAAACACGGATTGATAAATTTCAAAAAAAGTGTCCTTAGGGATCTTAACGTGAAGCCGCTGATAAAAATAGAACATCTTAGTCCAAACCAAAAACCAGCAGAACCAACGATCTTCGTGGTCAGCAGCGGCATGATGACGGAAAATACTCCATCCTACAACATTGCCGCTTGTCTGCTAAATGATAGCAATAATTCCATATGCTTCGTGGGATATTGTGACAAAGATACACCGGGAGGCAAGCTTCTCACCACGGCCAAAGGTCACTCTTTTTTCTTTGATACATTGAACAAATCCATAGGAATAAATGCCCATGTGGAATATTTTGATCTAAGTGGTCATGCCGAAAGAGACGAATTACTTCAGCATGCCATCGATTTCAATCCCAGAGCCATAGTACTCACCCATGGCGAAGATGCCTCCAGAGAATGGTTTTTTGATGAATTACTCGATCGATCTCCAAACATAAAAATAGTGAATCCCGATGTGGGTGTGGAATATAACATATGAGATGCCATCATTGACCAAGAGAAGCCAACATCTCGAAAAATTTATA
Protein-coding sequences here:
- a CDS encoding MBL fold metallo-hydrolase, which produces MYFKDLNSSKTIGANSLLVSIGSFNMVIDAGMDPKLAGLKALPNFDQIEKFSLDLVMVTHCHLDHIGSLPILLRDQPQARVLLSPSSRLILPIMLDNTITVMKHQRDERGIKEYPLYGKTEVSALEEFFIEMPNGRTKIFKKLNDEIRITFVHDGHICGASGVLIEHKHRKIFFSGDVLFRDQMTLPGALWPDEKLDVLVMETTRGNVERPNKHSIQQEINSLISRVNITIENGGSVLIPSFALGRMQEILSILNDAKKKKQLLKNVRIVCSGLGLTLIDAFDKISKKHGLINFKKSVLRDLNVKPLIKIEHLSPNQKPAEPTIFVVSSGMMTENTPSYNIAACLLNDSNNSICFVGYCDKDTPGGKLLTTAKGHSFFFDTLNKSIGINAHVEYFDLSGHAERDELLQHAIDFNPRAIVLTHGEDASREWFFDELLDRSPNIKIVNPDVGVEYNI